One genomic region from Tripterygium wilfordii isolate XIE 37 chromosome 20, ASM1340144v1, whole genome shotgun sequence encodes:
- the LOC119987482 gene encoding cationic amino acid transporter 6, chloroplastic-like — MEIKPRQKHHTTSSFFTNMTTNVNQSAPNNFSFSRYLKSLSQTPHRLRKRMLATWTPDQELNQVRLRSGADMKRKLKWYDLIALGIGGMLGVGVFVTTGPVALENSGPSVFISYIIAGISALLSSLCYTEFAVQIPVAGGAFSYLRVTFGEFVGYFAGANILMEYVLSNAAVARSFTDYLCRAVGENNSNSWRVEVDGLVKGYNMLDIPAVALIILLTLCLCHSTKESSILNLIMTVFHVIFFGFIIIAGFHSGSVENLVKPGGIAPFGVKGVIDGAAIVYFSYIGYDSVSTMAEEIQTPSKSLPVGIVGAVLIVSALYCLMALALCVMVPYNEIAKEASYSMVFQKIGWGWASNVVGAGASLGIVASLLVAMLGQARYLCVIGRARLVPFWLAKVNPSTGTPVNATIFLGLCTATIALFTDLSIVFEMISISTLLVFYLVANALIYRRYVIISKNPPSHTLLYLLVLSSSAIGFSLSWKLEQHLWGLPVFGGLMIAMTGLFIYMVPEGMGRSREEWSVPLMPWPAAISIFLSLFLMTTLKLLSFQRFATWACLITIFYVLYGVHSTYQAEEMETGPIEMQNAPISPSIQQRKLEIQVL; from the exons ATGGAAATTAAACCAAGACAGAAACACCACACCACCAGTTCTTTTTTCACAAACATGACTACCAATGTTAACCAATCTGCACCCAACAATTTTTCCTTCTCAAGATATCTCAAATCTCTCTCCCAAACTCCTCACAGGCTTAGAAAGAGAATGCTAGCAACGTGGACACCAGACCAAGAGCTCAATCAAGTGAGGCTAAGGTCTGGTGCTGACATGAAGAGGAAACTCAAGTGGTATGACCTGATAGCCCTTGGTATAGGTGGAATGCTTGGTGTGGGAGTGTTTGTTACTACAGGTCCTGTGGCCCTTGAAAATTCTGGCCCTTCAGTTTTCATATCTTATATCATTGCCGGAATATCAGCACTGCTTTCCTCTCTGTGTTACACTGAATTTGCAGTCCAGATTCCTGTCGCTGGAGGCGCCTTTAGTTATCTAAGAGTGACATTTG GAGAGTTTGTGGGGTACTTTGCTGGGGCAAACATACTGATGGAGTATGTTTTGTCCAACGCAGCAGTGGCAAGAAGTTTTACAGACTATCTGTGTCGCGCTGTTGGAGAAAACAATTCCAATTCATGGAGGGTTGAAGTGGATGGTTTAGTAAAAGGTTACAATATGTTAGATATCCCTGCTGTTGCTCTTATTATTCTTCTCACTCTCTGTCTTTGCCACAG TACAAAGGAGAGCTCGATACTGAACCTGATAATGACAGTGTTTCATGTGATTTTCTTTGGATTCATTATTATTGCTGGGTTCCACAGTGGAAGTGTTGAGAACTTGGTAAAGCCGGGAGGGATTGCACCTTTTGGTGTGAAGGGTGTTATTGATGGAGCAGCTATAGTTTACTTTAGCTATATTGGCTATGACTCAGTCTCAACAATGGCTGAAGAGATCCAAACCCCATCCAAAAGCCTTCCTGTGGGCATTGTTGGCGCTGTCCTCATTGTCTCTGCCCTTTATTGCCTCATGGCCTTGGCTTTGTGTGTCATGGTACCCTACAATGAG ATAGCAAAAGAAGCATCATACTCCATGGTTTTTCAAAAGATTGGTTGGGGATGGGCAAGCAATGTTGTTGGTGCTGGAGCAAGCTTGGGAATTGTTGCTTCTCTTCTGGTTGCCATGTTAGGCCAAGCTAGATACCTTTGTGTCATTGGAAGGGCAAGGCTAGTCCCTTTTTGGTTAGCCAAGGTGAATCCCTCCACTGGCACCCCAGTCAATGCCACAATCTTCTTGG GGCTTTGCACAGCAACAATTGCGCTCTTCACAGACCTAAGCATTGTGTTTGAGATGATATCAATCAGCACATTATTGGTGTTCTACCTGGTGGCCAATGCTCTTATATACCGTCGATACGTGATCATTAGCAAGAACCCACCATCACACACACTCTTGTACCTCTTGGTCCTCTCATCTTCTGCAATCGGCTTCTCCTTGTCATGGAAACTTGAGCAGCATTTGTGGGGTTTACCAGTATTTGGTGGGTTGATGATAGCGATGACTGGGCTTTTTATCTACATGGTTCCTGAAGGCATGGGGCGATCGAGGGAGGAATGGTCAGTGCCATTGATGCCATGGCCAGCTGCAATATCAATCTTCCTTAGTTTGTTCCTGATGACAACACTAAAACTGCTATCTTTCCAAAGGTTTGCTACATGGGCATGTTTGATAACTATATTCTATGTATTATATGGTGTTCACTCAACTTACCAAGCAGAAGAGATGGAGACGGGTCCTATTGAGATGCAAAACGCCCCAATATCCCCATCAATCCAACAAAGAAAACTAGAAATTCAAGtgctataa
- the LOC119987233 gene encoding DNA repair endonuclease UVH1 translates to MVQFHEHIVTDLLDDPTGGLVILSSGLSIPKLLSSLLLLHDPSQGTLLLLQPPNLSSLKSHLHHLLPDLNIPEISADLPHHHRLSLYSSANVCFVTSRILIVDLLTQRIPTSKIGGLVILHAHSLTETATEAFIARILKSFNRNVCIRAFSDKPHAMVSGFAKTERIMKSLYIKRLHLWPRFQVYVSQDLERDPPVVVDVRVPMTKYMVGIQKAIIEVMDACLKEMRKTNKVDVEDLTVENGLFKSFDEIVRRQLDPIWHTLGKKTKQLVSDLKTLRKLLDYLVRYDAVSYLKYLDTLRVSESFRSVWIFAESSYKIFDYAKKRVYHFVRADGTQLNALKSKSVTGRKRKYKEDGNDKDGATGSSSATESNGIFLEEVLEHTPKWKVLREILKEIEDGRQKQALLGEEVLAIGDNDDGGIVLVACKDERSCMQLEECIMNSPEKVMRAEWEKYLLSKVELRGKVEQHSLQRPQKKKPNPKGFGILDGVVPISPAQNTEASSINKQEQEVLLAAATEIRKQGKKDYVVEDSSQPKVGTRTLGRGRGRRSKKGASNAGGPGSEDNIDNKAAELATSAIEEQTDAIDPAVVTNHNEGSLKAAPLEKGVLRKHTLESDSSRIRNAKGLPPIHFYALEKDQPILDILKPSAIIVYHPDMTFVREIEIYKAENPSKRLKVYFLFYEASSEVQKFEASIRKENGAFESLIRQKSSMMIPVDQDGHCLGLNSSLEQQTSSSQNSITRKAGGRKEAEKEMQVIVDMREFMSSLPNVLHQKGMRIIPVTLEVGDYILSPFICVERKSIQDLFMSFTSGRLYHQVETMVRYYRIPVLLIEFSQDKSFSFLSAGDIGDDVTPNSIISKLSLLVIHFPRLRIIWSRSLHATAEIFASLKANQDEPDESKAIRVGVPSEEGIVENDVRAENYNTSAVEFLRRLPGVTDSNYRAIMDGCKSLAELALLPLDKLAELMGGQKSARTLRDFLDAKYPTLL, encoded by the exons ATGGTCCAGTTCCACGAGCATATAGTGACGGACCTCCTCGACGATCCGACAGGGGGCCTGGTGATACTCTCTTCTGGGCTCTCCATTCCGAAACTCCTCTCTTCCCTCCTCCTTCTACACGACCCATCACAAGGAACACTCCTCCTCCTTCAACCCCCAAACCTTTCCTCCCTCAAATCCCATCTTCACCACCTCCTCCCGGACCTCAACATCCCTGAAATCTCCGCCGACCTTCCCCACCACCACCGCCTCTCACTCTACTCCTCTGCTAACGTCTGCTTCGTCACCTCCCGTATTCTAATCGTCGACCTTCTCACGCAAAGAATCCCCACCTCCAAAATTGGGGGTCTTGTTATCCTCCACGCGCATTCCCTCACCGAAACAGCTACAGAGGCCTTCATTGCTCGGATTCTCAAGTCTTTCAACCGTAATGTTTGTATTCGCGCTTTCTCCGATAAGCCCCATGCGATGGTTTCGGGGTTTGCAAAGACGGAGCGGATAATGAAGTCTTTGTACATAAAAAGACTGCACCTTTGGCCGAGGTTTCAGGTGTATGTGTCGCAGGACCTGGAGCGAGACCCGCCAGTGGTGGTGGACGTGAGGGTGCCCATGACCAAATACATGGTGGGGATACAGAAGGCTATTATTGAAGTCATGGATGCTTGCTTGAAGGAGATGAGAAAGACCAATAAGGTTGATGTGGAGGATCTTACGGTAGAGAACGGGTTGTTCAAGTCGTTTGATGAGATTGTAAGGAGGCAGCTGGATCCGATTTGGCATACATTGGGGAAGAAGACGAAGCAACTTGTTTCTGATTTGAAGACCTTGAGAAAGTTGTTGGATTATCTTGTAAG GTATGATGCTGTGAGTTACTTAAAGTATTTGGATACACTGCGAGTGTCGGAGAGTTTTCGGTCTGTTTGGATATTTGCAGAGTCCAGTTATAAGATTTTTGATTATGCAAAGAAACGGGTTTATCATTTTGTGCGTGCTGATGGTACACAATTAAATGCGCTGAAGAGTAAGAGCGTGACTGGCAGAAAGAGAAAATATAAGGAAGATGGCAATGATAAAGATGGAG CTACTGGTTCTTCATCCGCTACCGAAAGTAATGGGATATTCCTTGAGGAGGTTTTGGAACATACACCAAAGTGGAAGGTGTTACGT GAGATTCTCAAAGAGATAGAAGATGGAAGACAAAAGCAAGCTTTGTTGGGGGAAGAAGTTTTGGCTATAGGTGACAATGACGATGGTGGCATTGTGCTAGTAGCATGCAAAGATGAACGCTCATGCATGCAGCTTGAAGAGTGCATCATGAACAGCCCGGAAAAG GTAATGCGGGCAGAATGGGAAAAGTATTTGCTGAGCAAAGTAGAGCTGCGTGGAAAAGTGGAACAGCACAGCTTGCAACGACCacagaaaaagaaaccaaatccCAAAGGTTTTGGAATTCTTGATGGAGTTGTACCTATATCACCTGCGCAGAATACAGAGGCTAGCAGCATAaataagcaagaacaagaagtgCTCTTAGCGGCAGCCACAGAGATAAGAAAACAGGGTAAAAAGGACTATGTTGTTGAAGATTCCTCCCAGCCAAAAGTTGGCACCAGAACGCTTGGAAGAGGAAGGGGAAGAAGGAGCAAAAAGGGTGCCTCAAATGCTGGAGGTCCTGGAAGTGAAGATAATATTGATAACAAGGCAGCTGAACTAGCTACTTCAGCGATCGAGGAGCAAACCGATGCCATTGATCCGGCTGTTGTTACTAATCATAATGAAGGTTCTCTTAAAGCTGCGCCTTTAGAGAAGGGGGTTCTTCGAAAGCATACTCTTGAGTCTGATTCTTCCAGAATCAGAAATGCCAAAGGACTGCCACCTATTCACTTTTATGCCCTAGAGAAGGATCAGCCTATACTGGACATTTTGAAGCCATCTGCGATCATTGTCTACCATCCAGACATGACTTTTGTCAGGGAGATTGAAATCTACAAGGCTGAAAATCCCTCAAAAAGGTTGAAAGTCTATTTTCTATTCTATGAAGCATCTTCTGAGGTTCAAAAGTTTGAGGCAAGTATACGCAAGGAAAATGGAGCATTTGAATCTCTGATCAGGCAGAAGTCCTCGATGATGATCCCTGTTGATCAG GATGGGCACTGCTTGGGATTGAATTCTTCATTAGAGCAACAAACTTCAAGTTCCCAAAACTCAATAACCAGGAAGGCGGGTGGAAGAAAGGAAGCTGAGAAGGAAATGCAG GTCATAGTGGACATGAGAGAGTTCATGAGTAGCCTTCCAAATGTTCTACATCAGAAGGGCATGCGCATAATACCGGTGACATTGGAAGTTGGAGACTATATTCTCTCACCATTTATATGTGTAGAACGAAAGAGTATCCAAGATCTTTTTATGAGTTTCACGTCAGGCCGCCTTTATCATCAAGTGGAAACAATGGTGCGATATTATAGAATACCTGTTCTTCTGATTGAATTTTCACAGGACAAAAGCTTTTCTTTTCTG TCTGCAGGTGATATCGGTGATGATGTCACTCCAAATAGTATCATATCCAAACTTTCGCTGCTTGTTATACATTTTCCCCGACTTCGAATCATCTGGTCACGCAGTTTGCATGCTACTGCCGAAATATTTGCTTCACTGAAGGCAAACCAAGATGAACCTGATGAGTCGAAGGCAATTAGAGTTGGCGTTCCCTCGGAAGAGGGTATAGTGGAAAATGATGTGAG AGCTGAGAACTACAATACATCAGCAGTTGAGTTTCTTAGACGACTTCCTGGAGTGACAGATTCTAACTACAGAGCTATAATGGATGGGTGTAAGAGCTTGGCAGAACTTGCTCTCCTCCCCTTAGACAAGCTAGCTGAACTAATGGGTGGTCAAAAATCTGCTCGGACTCTCAGAGACTTCCTTGATGCCAAGTACCCAACATTGCTATGA